In Flavobacterium sp. N1736, the following are encoded in one genomic region:
- a CDS encoding glycoside hydrolase family 2 TIM barrel-domain containing protein encodes MKKTVFIITLIVSIFSVKAQEKVPFWQNEKINEDNREPMHAAYYVFENETVAAKNEWRQSKNYLDINGAWKFKYVDNPGALPKDFEKSSFDDTAWDNFRIPASWDVNGYGYPVYVNTTYDFDYLMAPNPPFVPTKYNPTGVYRRDITIDKSWEGKDIFLHIGTAKSNLTVWVNGVYVGYGEDGKLPSEFNLNKYVKSGKNTIVLQVMKWNDGSYLECQDMWRMSGITRDSYLVARNKAHLKDYEIIPDLDASYVNGTLKISTEFSNLNTKDSYTLEAQLKDGTSIVTSKIISALSEKQTFDFAVNNPKKWSAEIPNLYQVSFLLKDKKGTVIEVINQNVGFRKIEIKGGQLLLNGKAIYIKGVNRHEVDPVTGQTISRERMEQDIKLMKEFNINAVRMSHYPNDEYFYELCDKYGIYVVDEANIESHGMGYDITKTLGNKPDWELAHIQRMQRMIERDKNHTSVIIWSMGNEAGNGYNFYRGYLWIKNRDKSRPIQYERATAGAWDGKDLKFEWDSDIIDPMYSSPNKMEEYILANPNPSRPYIQCEYAHAMGNSMGNFKDYWDVYRKYPNFQGGFIWDMIDQSVYKKLDNGTTILAYGGDFGPKDVKSDNNFVNNGVFTVDRKPNPHALEMRNVLQNILTSWQDKTTATIKVYNEFSFKDLSNVSLHWKLVLDGKDDAEGTIDNLDINPRETKTYQLPINIVQKEFQEAFVVVTYHLKQDEPFLPKGFQIATDQLPLNGTWKNNIKIEGSGKITVEKQANATVFKSDKTTITFDKKTGFISGYTFNNLPIIKDGYQLRPNLWRAPNDNDFGANFQVYLKAWKEATENPALVNWVYSVTKDNKILVTATYDLPSVSAKLALNYEFNSNGELNVKEQLNIDKNKEVPMLPRFGMEMILPKDFSSITYYGKGPHENYIDRNYSSQVGLYNQTVSEQYYPYIRPQETGNKTEVRWLELSNDKLKIKVTSDELLATTALHFLNEDLDDGLQKDQRHAAELKERDLTSLKIDYKQMGVGGIDSWQAWPMKKYLLEDKTYQYQFNITPSIK; translated from the coding sequence ATGAAAAAAACAGTATTCATAATAACATTAATAGTTTCCATATTTTCGGTTAAAGCGCAGGAAAAAGTTCCCTTTTGGCAAAATGAAAAAATCAATGAAGATAACAGAGAGCCCATGCACGCCGCTTATTATGTTTTTGAAAATGAAACAGTAGCAGCCAAAAACGAATGGAGACAATCTAAAAATTATCTGGATATAAACGGAGCCTGGAAATTTAAATATGTTGACAATCCGGGAGCGCTTCCAAAAGATTTTGAAAAAAGCAGTTTTGACGATACAGCATGGGACAATTTCAGAATTCCTGCAAGTTGGGATGTTAATGGTTACGGATATCCTGTTTATGTAAATACGACTTACGATTTTGATTATTTAATGGCGCCAAATCCGCCGTTTGTTCCAACAAAATATAATCCAACGGGAGTTTACAGACGCGACATTACAATTGATAAATCGTGGGAAGGAAAAGATATTTTTCTGCATATTGGTACCGCAAAATCAAATCTTACGGTTTGGGTAAACGGCGTTTATGTAGGGTATGGCGAAGATGGAAAATTACCATCAGAATTTAACCTGAATAAATATGTAAAAAGCGGAAAAAACACAATCGTTTTGCAGGTTATGAAATGGAATGACGGTTCGTATTTAGAATGTCAGGATATGTGGCGAATGAGCGGAATTACCAGAGACAGTTATTTAGTTGCCAGAAATAAAGCGCACTTAAAAGACTACGAAATTATCCCTGATTTAGACGCTTCTTACGTAAATGGAACTTTAAAAATCTCGACTGAATTTTCAAACTTAAATACAAAAGACAGTTACACTTTAGAAGCTCAGCTTAAAGATGGTACATCAATAGTTACGTCTAAAATTATTTCCGCTTTAAGCGAAAAACAAACTTTTGATTTTGCTGTAAATAATCCGAAGAAATGGAGTGCAGAAATTCCGAATCTCTATCAGGTTTCATTCCTTTTAAAAGATAAAAAAGGAACTGTTATAGAAGTGATCAATCAGAATGTTGGTTTTAGAAAAATAGAAATTAAAGGCGGACAGCTTTTATTAAACGGAAAAGCGATTTACATAAAAGGCGTAAACCGACATGAAGTTGATCCCGTTACCGGACAAACGATTTCAAGAGAACGCATGGAGCAGGATATTAAACTCATGAAAGAATTTAATATCAATGCAGTAAGAATGTCGCATTATCCAAACGATGAATATTTTTATGAATTATGCGATAAATACGGCATTTATGTGGTGGATGAAGCTAACATAGAATCGCACGGAATGGGTTACGATATTACCAAAACTCTGGGTAATAAACCTGATTGGGAGTTGGCGCACATTCAGCGTATGCAGCGTATGATTGAAAGAGATAAAAATCATACATCGGTGATTATCTGGAGTATGGGGAACGAAGCCGGAAATGGTTACAATTTTTACCGAGGTTATTTGTGGATAAAAAACCGTGATAAATCAAGACCAATTCAATACGAAAGAGCAACCGCCGGAGCGTGGGACGGTAAAGATTTAAAATTTGAATGGGATTCGGATATTATTGACCCAATGTACAGTTCTCCAAACAAAATGGAAGAATATATTTTGGCAAACCCAAATCCGTCAAGACCTTATATTCAGTGTGAATATGCACATGCCATGGGGAATTCGATGGGAAATTTTAAAGATTATTGGGATGTATATAGAAAGTATCCAAACTTTCAGGGTGGTTTTATTTGGGATATGATCGATCAATCGGTATATAAAAAACTGGATAACGGAACTACTATTTTAGCTTATGGAGGAGATTTTGGTCCAAAAGATGTAAAAAGCGACAACAACTTCGTCAATAATGGAGTTTTTACGGTTGACAGAAAACCAAATCCCCATGCATTGGAAATGCGAAATGTGCTGCAAAATATTTTGACTTCATGGCAGGATAAAACAACAGCAACAATTAAAGTTTACAACGAATTTTCGTTTAAAGATTTAAGCAACGTGAGTTTACATTGGAAATTAGTTCTCGATGGAAAAGATGATGCAGAAGGAACTATTGATAATTTGGATATAAATCCGAGAGAAACTAAAACGTACCAACTTCCAATAAATATAGTGCAAAAAGAATTTCAGGAAGCTTTTGTAGTCGTAACCTATCACCTTAAACAAGACGAACCATTTTTGCCAAAAGGTTTTCAAATTGCAACAGATCAATTGCCTCTTAACGGAACGTGGAAAAACAATATTAAAATTGAAGGTTCGGGAAAAATAACGGTCGAGAAACAAGCAAATGCTACCGTATTTAAAAGTGATAAAACGACTATAACTTTCGATAAAAAAACAGGATTTATCAGCGGATATACTTTCAATAATCTGCCAATTATAAAAGACGGATATCAGTTGCGTCCAAATCTTTGGAGAGCGCCAAATGATAATGATTTTGGAGCTAATTTTCAGGTATATTTAAAGGCATGGAAAGAAGCAACAGAAAACCCTGCACTTGTAAACTGGGTATATTCTGTTACCAAAGACAATAAAATTTTAGTAACAGCAACATATGATTTACCTTCAGTTTCTGCTAAATTAGCACTGAATTATGAATTTAACAGCAACGGAGAATTAAACGTAAAAGAACAATTGAATATTGATAAAAATAAAGAAGTTCCGATGTTGCCAAGATTTGGTATGGAAATGATTTTGCCAAAAGATTTCAGCTCAATAACTTATTACGGAAAAGGGCCTCACGAAAATTACATCGACAGAAATTACAGTTCGCAAGTTGGGCTTTACAATCAAACGGTTTCAGAGCAATATTATCCATACATCCGCCCGCAGGAAACCGGAAATAAAACAGAAGTTCGCTGGCTGGAATTATCAAATGATAAATTGAAAATAAAAGTTACATCAGATGAATTATTGGCGACAACGGCTTTGCACTTTTTAAATGAAGATTTAGATGATGGATTGCAAAAAGACCAAAGACACGCCGCCGAATTGAAAGAGAGAGATTTAACAAGTTTAAAAATCGATTATAAACAAATGGGAGTTGGTGGAATTGACAGCTGGCAAGCCTGGCCAATGAAAAAATATCTGCTTGAAGACAAAACATATCAGTACCAATTTAATATAACACCATCAATAAAATAA
- a CDS encoding alpha-L-fucosidase, with product MKRGIFIIAILFSVQMFSQAIYEDERYVPETDPLVLKNLDEWQGKKFGLLMHWGTYSEWGIVESWSICPEDYGWCERKKGSNPGNYNEYVKEYEGLKKTFNPVKFDPAKWAKAAKYAGMKYMVFTTKHHDGFNMYDTKYSDYKVTDKECAFSTNPKANIAKEIFNAFRAENISTGAYFSKPDWHNENYWDPYFPPFDRNVNYDPSLYPEKWQKYVDFTHNQILELLSDYGKIDILWLDGGWVRKRDQQNLKENYDEKFAENESKNGFIKHRVVDQDPKMDELVVKARQKQPGLIVVDRAVHGKNQNYLTPEGRVPAKTLPYPWESCITSGGGWSYSPNATYLTGRQGIHMLVDIVAKGGNLLLNVAPSPEGEWQQGAYDLLTAYGDWMKVNSTAIYNTKPIEPFKEENICMTQNKTGNVFLFYLAKDGEAKIPAEVTVKSINPKKGTKITMLGSNTSLKWTKEAAGFKVVIPESLRNNLPCKEAWTLKIEAINR from the coding sequence ATGAAAAGAGGAATATTCATAATCGCAATTTTATTTTCGGTTCAAATGTTTTCGCAAGCCATTTACGAAGATGAGCGCTATGTACCGGAAACGGATCCGCTGGTGTTGAAAAACTTAGATGAATGGCAAGGCAAAAAATTCGGATTATTAATGCACTGGGGAACATACAGTGAATGGGGAATTGTAGAATCATGGTCTATTTGTCCTGAAGATTATGGATGGTGTGAGCGTAAAAAAGGAAGTAATCCGGGCAATTATAATGAATATGTAAAAGAATATGAGGGATTGAAAAAAACATTTAATCCGGTGAAATTTGATCCTGCAAAATGGGCAAAAGCCGCTAAATATGCGGGAATGAAATACATGGTTTTTACCACAAAACACCATGACGGATTTAATATGTACGATACTAAATATTCTGATTATAAAGTAACTGACAAAGAATGTGCTTTTAGTACAAACCCGAAAGCCAATATTGCGAAAGAAATTTTTAATGCTTTTAGAGCCGAAAATATTTCAACGGGAGCTTATTTCTCTAAACCGGACTGGCATAACGAAAATTACTGGGATCCGTATTTTCCTCCTTTTGACAGAAACGTAAATTATGATCCGTCTTTATATCCTGAAAAGTGGCAGAAATATGTTGATTTCACGCACAATCAAATCTTAGAATTATTATCTGATTACGGAAAAATCGATATTTTATGGTTAGATGGCGGATGGGTTAGAAAAAGAGACCAACAAAACTTAAAAGAAAACTATGATGAAAAGTTTGCTGAAAACGAATCAAAAAATGGTTTTATCAAACACAGAGTTGTAGATCAGGATCCTAAAATGGACGAATTGGTTGTAAAAGCACGCCAGAAACAACCGGGATTAATTGTTGTGGACAGAGCGGTTCACGGAAAAAACCAAAATTATTTAACTCCGGAAGGTCGTGTTCCGGCTAAAACGCTGCCTTATCCTTGGGAGTCTTGTATTACTTCCGGCGGAGGCTGGTCTTATTCTCCAAATGCGACTTACTTAACAGGAAGACAAGGAATTCATATGTTGGTTGACATTGTAGCAAAAGGCGGAAATTTATTACTGAACGTTGCTCCAAGTCCGGAAGGAGAATGGCAGCAGGGCGCTTATGATTTATTGACAGCTTATGGCGACTGGATGAAAGTAAACAGTACGGCGATTTACAACACAAAACCGATTGAACCTTTTAAAGAAGAAAATATTTGTATGACGCAAAACAAAACCGGAAACGTATTCTTGTTTTATTTGGCGAAAGACGGAGAAGCTAAAATTCCTGCAGAAGTGACAGTGAAATCGATCAATCCAAAAAAAGGAACAAAAATTACTATGTTAGGTTCTAATACTTCCTTGAAATGGACCAAAGAAGCAGCAGGATTTAAAGTTGTAATTCCGGAAAGTTTAAGAAACAATTTGCCTTGTAAAGAAGCATGGACCTTAAAAATCGAAGCTATTAACAGATAG
- a CDS encoding glycoside hydrolase family 20 protein: MRILKPFLIVIFLTVFNFGYSQKIYTEKDIQIIPKPAQLVINKGVFEFSAATKFVATTDSQKEISNALISKFEKAAGFRPEITAAVPQSNFVQFKVDQNLEKEAYIVDVNSKNITVTAKGNAGFIYALESIRQLLPVVIESKNVLPNQKWQIPNVVINDKPRFQWRGLMLDLSRHFFDKNYVMETIDRLAMHKMNVLHLHLVDDQGWRIEIKKYPKLTEIGAWRVDQENRSWNARLTVNPDEKGTYGGFLTQEELKEIVKYAAAKNIEIIPEIEMPAHVSSAIASYPELACFDQHIGVPSGGLWPITDIYCAGKESTFEFLQNVIDEVITIFPSKYIHIGGDEATKTNWEKCPNCQKRMADNGLKNTHELQSYFVKRMEKYINSKGKKIIGWDEILEGGLAPEATVMSWRGTQGGIDATKQGHDVIMTPESPCYFNFYQGPQNEEPLAFDAYNPLNEVYKFDPVVPTMTPEEAKHVLGGQANLWAEHLAGPKDSEYMIFPRLAALSEVLWSTKESRNWNDFTPRLFSLMQRYNYLGINYAKSAYLVTASSTADLAKKQINVTLKNEFPNPDIRYVLGDKNIEHNPIKYTTPIEFAGTTILKASLFQDDKPVGKTFTDTIVFHKAVAHKVSYLTPFNENYKGDGKFTMVNTIRGSKNFHDGQWQAWLVNDMELVVDLEKQESIQEVIIGTLESQGAGVNFPTQVKVLVSNDGLTYKEVGKITRPYAANVSPELKDFKISFEKRNARFVKVIAYNLKKSPKGESSWLFVDEIVVN, from the coding sequence ATGAGGATATTAAAACCATTCCTTATCGTAATCTTTCTTACTGTCTTTAATTTCGGCTACAGCCAAAAAATATATACAGAAAAGGATATTCAAATTATTCCAAAGCCAGCACAATTAGTTATTAATAAAGGTGTTTTTGAATTTTCGGCAGCTACAAAATTTGTGGCAACTACTGATTCTCAAAAAGAAATTTCAAATGCTTTAATAAGCAAATTTGAAAAAGCGGCAGGATTTCGTCCGGAGATTACTGCAGCAGTTCCGCAAAGCAATTTTGTACAATTTAAAGTTGATCAGAATTTAGAAAAAGAGGCGTATATAGTAGATGTAAATTCTAAGAACATTACGGTTACGGCAAAAGGAAATGCAGGTTTTATTTATGCTTTAGAAAGTATTCGACAATTGCTTCCGGTTGTTATTGAAAGTAAAAATGTTTTGCCAAACCAAAAATGGCAAATTCCAAATGTGGTCATTAATGATAAACCCCGTTTTCAATGGAGAGGTTTAATGCTTGATTTATCACGTCATTTCTTTGATAAAAATTATGTCATGGAAACCATAGATCGTTTGGCGATGCACAAAATGAACGTTTTGCATTTGCATTTAGTAGATGATCAGGGTTGGAGAATTGAAATAAAAAAATATCCAAAATTAACCGAAATAGGAGCGTGGAGAGTTGATCAGGAAAACAGAAGCTGGAATGCCAGACTTACTGTAAATCCGGATGAAAAAGGAACTTACGGAGGATTTTTAACTCAGGAAGAATTAAAAGAAATTGTAAAATATGCGGCAGCAAAAAACATCGAAATAATTCCGGAGATCGAAATGCCGGCACACGTAAGCAGCGCCATAGCATCATATCCTGAACTGGCTTGTTTTGATCAGCATATTGGCGTTCCGTCTGGCGGATTATGGCCTATTACGGATATTTATTGTGCAGGAAAAGAATCGACATTTGAATTTTTACAAAATGTAATTGATGAAGTAATTACCATTTTTCCATCAAAATATATTCATATTGGCGGAGACGAAGCGACAAAAACCAATTGGGAAAAATGTCCGAATTGCCAAAAAAGAATGGCAGATAATGGTTTGAAAAATACCCACGAATTACAGAGTTATTTTGTAAAAAGAATGGAGAAATACATCAATTCTAAAGGTAAAAAAATCATTGGCTGGGATGAAATCTTAGAAGGCGGTCTTGCTCCTGAGGCAACAGTTATGAGCTGGAGAGGAACGCAAGGCGGAATCGACGCAACAAAACAAGGGCACGATGTGATTATGACACCGGAATCTCCTTGCTATTTTAATTTTTACCAAGGTCCGCAAAACGAAGAACCATTAGCTTTTGATGCTTATAATCCCCTAAATGAAGTTTACAAATTTGATCCGGTTGTACCAACAATGACGCCGGAAGAAGCGAAACATGTTTTAGGCGGACAAGCGAATTTATGGGCAGAACATTTAGCGGGTCCAAAAGATTCAGAATACATGATTTTTCCACGATTAGCCGCATTATCAGAAGTTTTATGGAGCACAAAAGAAAGCCGTAACTGGAACGATTTTACACCAAGATTATTTTCTTTAATGCAGCGTTACAATTACTTAGGAATCAATTATGCGAAAAGTGCTTATTTGGTTACCGCTTCTTCAACGGCTGATTTGGCTAAAAAACAGATTAATGTAACATTGAAAAATGAATTTCCAAATCCGGATATTCGTTATGTTTTAGGCGATAAAAATATCGAACATAACCCAATAAAATATACAACTCCAATTGAGTTTGCAGGAACTACAATTTTAAAAGCGTCTTTATTTCAGGATGATAAACCAGTTGGAAAAACATTTACAGATACCATTGTTTTTCATAAAGCAGTGGCGCATAAAGTAAGTTACTTAACGCCTTTTAATGAAAATTATAAGGGTGATGGAAAATTTACAATGGTCAATACGATTCGAGGTTCAAAGAATTTTCATGACGGACAATGGCAAGCCTGGTTGGTAAACGATATGGAACTTGTGGTTGATCTTGAAAAACAGGAAAGCATTCAGGAAGTGATCATTGGAACTTTGGAAAGTCAGGGCGCAGGAGTTAATTTCCCGACGCAGGTAAAAGTTTTGGTTTCAAATGATGGATTGACCTATAAAGAAGTTGGAAAAATAACACGTCCGTATGCTGCAAATGTGAGCCCGGAATTGAAAGATTTTAAAATAAGTTTTGAAAAACGCAATGCAAGATTTGTAAAAGTAATCGCTTATAACCTGAAAAAAAGCCCAAAAGGCGAATCTTCATGGTTGTTTGTTGATGAAATTGTCGTGAATTAA